A genomic region of Nakaseomyces glabratus chromosome C, complete sequence contains the following coding sequences:
- the PAC1 gene encoding Pac1p (CAGL0C02937g~Ortholog(s) have microtubule plus-end binding activity) yields the protein MSSLTDSQVNDLHCSIYRYVQWVSQNNGSSDLLNKLQSVLDIDELQLSLDDGDQMLLPKKWGSIIRLQRAITKLEQKCDALQQELDDKTKQLETIVPKDTQIATTTDVNWLPPDHIYASIQNESPVTAIKLHPSLAIVYVGTDTGRLIAYDILNYTIPLAVTTAHSKAITSIEVIEAHNFEEFIDSTTLVSTTSKDAQINVYDHSSNTGELKLIRSFNAHDSTVSSQKTWQKDNDVLLASSSRDATVKVWRVNDSRCLQSFSPHSEWVKSIDVLDEYILSGSLDSTLRLTHWPSGNGLSVGTGHEFPIERVLIIPFSDSKICTSPYRDQNEHSAFAPLRFKYCASAARDNTIKIWEVPLPQLKPNSAPVPSTTNTTFKCVMTLRGHTSWVKDLKLRGDHLFSCSDDETIKCWDLNTGNCVKTWSSIHNNFINCIDIDREATIEQFSPSLQREILVSGDMDNKVKIIR from the coding sequence ATGTCTTCGCTAACAGACTCCCAGGTGAACGATCTCCATTGCTCCATCTATAGGTATGTGCAATGGGTATCACAGAATAATGGGTCTTCCGATTTGCTCAACAAGTTGCAATCAGTGCTCGATATAGATGAGTTACAACTGTCACTTGACGACGGGGACCAAATGCTGCTTCCGAAGAAGTGGGGGTCCATCATAAGGCTTCAGAGAGCTATCACAAAACTGGAACAAAAATGCGACGCTTTGCAGCAGGAACTTGACGACAAGACAAAACAACTCGAAACAATTGTACCGAAGGATACACAGATTGCGACGACCACTGATGTTAATTGGCTGCCACCCGATCACATCTACGCATCAATACAGAACGAGTCCCCTGTGACAGCCATCAAACTCCACCCATCCTTGGCAATAGTCTATGTTGGTACGGATACTGGCAGACTAATAGCGTACGATATACTAAACTACACAATACCACTAGCGGTGACAACTGCACATTCAAAGGCTATAACCTCCATTGAAGTGATAGAGGCACACAACTTCGAAGAGTTTATTGATTCCACCACACTTGTGTCTACTACATCCAAGGATGCACAGATAAATGTATATGATCACTCTTCAAACACGGGTGAGCTAAAGCTAATACGATCATTCAATGCACACGACAGCACAGTCTCTTCTCAGAAGACATGGCAAAAGGATAACGATGTTTTGCTTGCCTCAAGTTCAAGAGATGCCACTGTAAAAGTATGGAGAGTTAACGATTCAAGATGTCTTCAGTCCTTCAGTCCCCATAGTGAATGGGTTAAATCAATTGATGTACTGGACGAGTATATTCTATCGGGGTCCCTTGACTCTACACTGCGACTGACCCACTGGCCATCAGGAAATGGTTTATCGGTAGGGACAGGCCACGAGTTCCCCATTGAAAGGGTGCTGATAATTCCTTTCTCTGACTCTAAGATCTGCACATCGCCTTATAGAGATCAGAACGAGCACTCAGCTTTTGCTCCTCTTAGATTTAAATACTGTGCTTCTGCTGCTAGGGATAACACAATCAAAATATGGGAAGTGCCGCTACCCCAACTTAAACCCAACAGCGCACCAGTACCATCAACTACAAATACTACGTTTAAATGCGTAATGACTCTAAGAGGACATACATCTTGGGTAAAAGATTTAAAGTTGAGAGGTGACCACCTATTTTCATGCAGTGATGATGAGACTATTAAGTGTTGGGACTTAAATACGGGCAATTGCGTTAAAACGTGGTCTTCTATTCATAATAACTTCATCAATTGTATTGACATAGATAGAGAGGCCACCATTGAGCAATTTTCACCATCTTTACAAAGAGAGATATTAGTTTCTGGAGATATGGATAATAAGGTTAAGATAATTCGatag